One window of bacterium genomic DNA carries:
- a CDS encoding dihydroorotate dehydrogenase, giving the protein MNLSVSLGNLKLRNPIMIASGVFSLESAHLFPLDNIGAIITKTITLNPREGNPPPRLWETPAGLINSIGLQNVGLERFMKEELPSYLELGAPIIVSISGEREEDFPFMAEKLVGKGIAGLELNLSCPNVAKGGIQFGKDAKMVKRIVKMVKEASSLWIMPKLTPQAPDIVETALAGEEGGADALSLVNTFLAMAIDIRSRSSRIGTLMGGLSGPAIKPIALRMVYEVARAVKIPVVGCGGIMSAEDALEFIIAGATAVEIGTACLINPQSPKEILEGIKRFLEEEKIEDINELIKTLRD; this is encoded by the coding sequence TTGAATCTCTCGGTCTCCTTGGGAAATTTGAAATTGAGAAATCCGATAATGATTGCTTCGGGTGTTTTCTCCCTTGAATCCGCCCATCTCTTCCCATTGGATAATATAGGTGCGATAATAACGAAGACGATAACCCTGAATCCAAGGGAGGGTAATCCTCCTCCACGCCTATGGGAAACACCGGCGGGTCTTATAAATTCAATAGGTCTTCAAAATGTTGGATTGGAAAGGTTTATGAAGGAGGAATTGCCATCCTATTTAGAGCTCGGAGCGCCGATAATCGTCAGCATATCGGGGGAGAGGGAGGAGGATTTTCCCTTTATGGCGGAGAAATTGGTTGGGAAGGGGATAGCGGGACTTGAGTTGAATCTGTCCTGTCCCAATGTCGCTAAGGGAGGAATTCAATTCGGCAAGGATGCGAAGATGGTGAAGAGGATAGTGAAGATGGTGAAAGAGGCTTCCTCCCTTTGGATTATGCCCAAATTGACCCCTCAGGCGCCTGACATAGTGGAGACGGCGCTGGCGGGAGAGGAGGGTGGAGCGGATGCGCTCTCGCTTGTGAACACATTCTTAGCGATGGCAATAGATATAAGGAGTCGTTCATCTCGCATAGGGACACTAATGGGCGGTTTATCTGGACCGGCGATAAAACCGATAGCATTGAGGATGGTTTACGAGGTAGCGAGGGCAGTGAAGATACCAGTCGTAGGCTGTGGCGGGATAATGAGCGCCGAGGATGCTCTGGAATTCATAATCGCAGGCGCCACAGCGGTAGAGATAGGAACAGCCTGCCTCATCAACCCCCAATCTCCAAAGGAGATATTGGAAGGAATAAAGCGCTTTTTAGAAGAGGAAAAAATAGAAGACATAAACGAGCTCATCAAAACCCTTCGGGATTGA
- the ffh gene encoding signal recognition particle protein, whose product MFESLTARLQAIFNKLRGKARLSPQDIDSALREVRLSLLEADVHYKVVKEFLDKVRQRALGEEVMSSFTPAQQVIKIVRDEMINILGKEEEVHLSPNPPTTIMLVGLQGGGKTTTAGKLALFFKKKGKRPLLVATDVRRPAAIEQLKKVGKAIGCDVFSSDDKDPLNIARNGVSFAKEKGHDLVIIDTQGRLHLDDELLGELEEMEKAINPQEILLVLDGMTGQDAVNIALGFSKIRVDGFILTKLDGDARGGAALSLSFVTQKPIKFIGIGERYDALEPFHPDRLVSRILGMGDMLSLIEKIEATLEETKEEPLASFADFTLNDFLKELRRMHKLGPLEQIISLLPGASNIKVGPQEEKMLKKFEAIVLSMTKEERENPSIIDASRKRRIAKGSGTTVQDVNLLLKRFFEAKELAKTLSSQRRLRRWL is encoded by the coding sequence ATGTTTGAATCTCTCACCGCAAGGCTTCAAGCTATCTTCAATAAGCTGAGAGGGAAAGCCCGCCTCAGCCCGCAGGATATTGATTCTGCTCTGCGGGAGGTGAGACTATCCCTCTTGGAAGCCGATGTCCATTATAAAGTCGTTAAGGAATTCCTGGATAAAGTGCGACAAAGAGCCTTGGGAGAGGAGGTTATGTCCTCCTTCACTCCCGCCCAGCAGGTCATAAAAATCGTCAGGGACGAGATGATAAATATCCTCGGGAAAGAAGAAGAAGTCCACCTCTCTCCCAACCCTCCCACAACTATTATGCTCGTTGGATTACAGGGCGGAGGTAAAACAACCACAGCCGGAAAATTGGCTCTATTTTTCAAGAAAAAGGGCAAGAGACCTCTCCTCGTCGCCACCGATGTCCGCAGACCCGCCGCCATTGAACAGTTGAAGAAGGTGGGCAAAGCCATCGGCTGCGATGTTTTCTCCTCTGACGACAAGGACCCTCTCAATATAGCGAGAAATGGGGTTTCCTTTGCTAAAGAGAAAGGCCATGATTTAGTGATTATAGATACACAGGGACGCCTCCATCTTGACGATGAGCTATTAGGAGAATTAGAGGAGATGGAAAAGGCGATAAATCCCCAGGAAATCCTCTTGGTTTTGGACGGGATGACGGGACAGGATGCGGTCAACATCGCCCTGGGCTTCTCTAAGATACGAGTAGACGGTTTCATTTTGACCAAACTTGATGGCGATGCAAGAGGAGGCGCCGCTCTTTCTCTCTCCTTCGTCACTCAAAAGCCGATAAAGTTCATCGGAATAGGGGAAAGATATGATGCCCTTGAACCATTTCATCCCGATAGGCTCGTCTCCCGCATTTTGGGGATGGGCGATATGCTCAGTTTAATAGAGAAGATAGAAGCAACGCTTGAGGAGACTAAGGAGGAACCCCTTGCTTCCTTCGCCGATTTCACCCTCAACGACTTCCTCAAGGAATTGAGAAGAATGCATAAGCTCGGTCCGTTGGAGCAAATCATCTCTCTTTTACCAGGCGCCAGCAATATCAAAGTTGGGCCTCAGGAAGAGAAGATGTTGAAGAAGTTTGAGGCTATAGTTCTATCTATGACTAAAGAGGAAAGGGAGAATCCTTCAATAATAGATGCGAGTAGGAAGAGAAGAATCGCTAAGGGCTCGGGAACGACGGTTCAGGATGTGAATCTCCTCTTGAAACGATTCTTTGAAGCTAAGGAATTGGCTAAAACACTCTCATCCCAAAGGAGGTTGAGAAGATGGCTGTAA
- the rpsP gene encoding 30S ribosomal protein S16, giving the protein MAVRIRLLRMGSKKRPSYRVVAVDSRSKPQGPYLEMLGHYNPLREPPIVKLDEEKIIKWLLNGAQPSETVLSLLKKEGIWDKFLERKQALSGGR; this is encoded by the coding sequence ATGGCTGTAAGGATAAGGCTCTTGCGGATGGGCTCCAAGAAAAGACCCTCCTATCGTGTTGTCGCAGTGGATTCCCGAAGCAAACCCCAAGGTCCCTACCTTGAGATGCTGGGACATTATAACCCTCTGCGTGAACCTCCTATCGTCAAGTTAGACGAGGAGAAGATAATAAAATGGCTACTCAACGGCGCCCAGCCGAGCGAGACAGTTTTGAGCCTTCTCAAAAAAGAGGGAATCTGGGATAAATTCCTGGAGAGAAAACAAGCTCTAAGCGGAGGTAGATAG
- a CDS encoding KH domain-containing protein → MRELVERLVQAIVDQPEKVQVTEVKGERTIVYEVRVAEEDLGKVIGKEGRIANALRTILKAAAAKLGKKVSLEILQ, encoded by the coding sequence ATGCGTGAGTTAGTTGAGAGATTGGTGCAGGCTATAGTTGACCAACCCGAAAAAGTGCAGGTAACCGAGGTTAAGGGGGAGAGGACGATAGTTTATGAGGTGCGGGTGGCTGAGGAGGATTTGGGGAAGGTCATAGGGAAAGAGGGGCGCATCGCCAACGCTCTTCGCACAATCCTCAAGGCGGCTGCAGCTAAGCTCGGCAAGAAGGTTTCGCTGGAGATTCTGCAATGA